The following coding sequences lie in one Manis pentadactyla isolate mManPen7 chromosome 19, mManPen7.hap1, whole genome shotgun sequence genomic window:
- the LOC118930743 gene encoding Fc receptor-like protein 2: protein MLLWSLLIILDWLTLLTPASVFEGDSVVLTCQRKGDWKVKTMTYYKDGKVLQFSNKASSFPIPSAVLSDSGNYHCTATGRKYFQKTDISTIVNIEVQELFLQPVLTVSPSWPTEGTPVTLTCKTQLSPQRSYVQLRFRFFRDGRAQGSGGSSSPELQIPAMWRQDSGSYWCKAETVTQSVRKWSHRSPIHVQSVPVSNATLETQAPGGQVIEGRTLVLLCSVAEGSGNITFSWHREAAGTSLGRKTQPSLRAELEIAAVRERDAGQYYCGADNGHGAIWSKMVTVPVRIPVSRPVLTLGAPGAQAAVGDVLELRCEAQRGSPPILYRFYHENVTLGNSSAPFGGGASFNLSLTEEHSGNFSCEADNGLGPQRSEAVPLSVSGIGGYRRNLVTVSVLGGLFGVLGFVAVALFYHCSHKISGGSSVTDALRDASGPNPQESPGSSPLPATEELQPVYANVDPVEADVVYSQVWSIQLAEGSASTRRTFLEIQDSQVVYCDVKKT from the exons ATGTTGTTGTGGTCATTGCTGATCATCTTAG ACTGGCTGACCCTTCTGACCCCCGCCTCTGTCTTTGAAGGAGACAGTGTAGTTCTGACATGCCAGAGGAAAGGGGACTGGAAAGTAAAGACTATGACTTATTACAAGGATGGAAAAGTGTTACAATTTTCAAATAAGGCCTCAAGCTTCCCCATCCCAAGTGCAGTTTTGAGTGACAGCGGCAACTATCACTGCACTGCTACTGGAAGAAAATACTTCCAGAAGACAGACATTTCAACAATAGTAAATATTGAAGTCCAAG AACTATTTCTACAACCGGTGCTGACAGTCAGCCCCTCCTGGCCCACTGAGGGAACGCCAGTGACCCTGACCTGTAAGACCCAGCTCTCTCCACAGAGATCCTATGTCCAGCTCCGGTTTCGCTTCTTCAGAGATGGCCGAGCCCAAGGGTCAGGCGGGAGCAGCTCCCCAGAGCTCCAGATCCCTGCCATGTGGAGGCAAGACTCAGGGTCCTACTGGTGCAAGGCAGAAACAGTGACCCAGAGTGTCAGAAAATGGAGCCACCGATCTCCAATTCACGTGCAGA GTGTCCCGGTCTCTAATGCCACCCTGGAGACCCAGGCTCCCGGGGGACAGGTGATCGAAGGCAGGACTCTGGTGTTACTCTGCTCAGTGGCGGAGGGCTCAGGAAACATCACATTTTCCTGGCACAGAGAGGCTGCAGGAACCAGCCTGGGAAGGAAGACCCAGCCCTCCCTGCGGGCAGAGCTGGAGATCGCAGCCGTGAGGGAGCGCGATGCCGGCCAGTACTACTGCGGAGCTGACAACGGCCATGGTGCCATCTGGAGCAAGATGGTGACTGTCCCTGTGAGAA TCCCAGTGTCCCGCCCCGTCCTCACCCTCGGGGCTCCCGGGGCCCAGGCTGCAGTGGGGGATGTGCTGGAGCTCCGctgtgaggcccagagaggctctCCCCCGATCCTGTACCGCTTTTATCACGAGAATGTCACCCTGGGGAACAGCTCAGCCCCCTTTGGTGGAGGAGCatctttcaacctctctctgaCGGAAGAGCATtctgggaacttctcctgcgagGCTGACAACGGCCTGGGGCCCCAGCGCAGTGAGGCGGTGCCTCTCAGTGTCTCAG GGATTGGTGGCTATAGAAGAAACCTTGTCACAGTCAGCGTTCTTGGGGGACTGTTTGGTGTCCTTGGTTTCGTTGCTGTTGCTCTATTTTATCACTGTTCCCACAAGATATCAG GAGGAAGTTCTGTCACTGACGCACTCAG AGATGCTTCCGGACCAAACCCACAAGAGTCCCCCGGCTCCAGCCCACTCCCAGCCACCGAGGAGCTACAGCCTGTGTATGCCAATG TGGACCCTGTAGAGGCGGATGTAGTTTATTCCCAGGTCTGGAGCATCCAGCTTGCAGAGGGCTCAG cGAGCACCAGAAGGACATTCCTGGAGATTCAG GACTCCCAAGTTGTCTACTGTGACGTGAAGAAGACTTGA